One Vitis vinifera cultivar Pinot Noir 40024 chromosome 15, ASM3070453v1 genomic window, gtgattaccctctatatatactctgtgcatgaacgaatgaaagtatgaatggaaaaaactaccatttatcaatttgaagagaaacCTGGATTCGAATGTTTGGCCTGAGTAGCTGGAAACCGAAGAAAAAACGAACATGGAAAGGTACCAAGCTTTACCAAATAACGGGATCCCGGAATCCTAAGAAACAGTTGAAGAGGGAGAAACAAAAGAAGTGCAAGAAACAGAAGAAACAGttgaagaagaagcagaagaagaagaaagaaacagTTGAAAAAGAAACAGAAGAAACAGTTCTtggagaagaagaagcagaagaaacagttgaagaagaagaagaagaagaagaagaagaagaataaacaGAAGAAACAGTTGAAGAAGAAACTGAAGAAACATaagatggagaagaagaaacagaAGAAACAAAGTAAACAgttgaagaaggagaagaaagtgaagaaacagtagaagaaaaaacagaagtAACCGAGCCCAAACCATGGAATCAAAGGCCAAGAAAAAGATGGATCAAGAAATTCTTTCTTCAGTAGAAAACACACCGGAAACAAAAAACATCAGACATTGATGACGATTTACGCGCCATGACGGAGTCTAGAGCACTTACAAGACTAAAGAAGAGAACCAGAATGCAAAAAGATTTGTAGATGTAAGACATTGATGTTCAATCATTAGCTTTGTCGTGGGccaatttcatttctttcttaatgTCTGGATTTTAGGGTTTTCATGAACAGCGTTACACTTGATTGATCATATTTTGGAACTTGAGTAATGAAAAACATGGTAGGTTGGGTTATCTTTTTCGTCCCTTTTCTTAGTTACCAAACGGGGGCACGCATATCCTTATGGACTGATCGAGCCCAATTGTGGCACTTGCAGATTGAATGGGATTGCAGAGAAACATGATCACTTTAAAGGTGCAATCTTAAGAACATTGGTAGGAGGGTCGATTGTTGTCAATAGTATGAAGCTATAGTAACTTCAATCAAGTTTGGAGTTTGCAGCATTTTCTTATTAAGATTACGTTTAAGATTTTAGAACTAAcacttgaattataaaaattttcaaatattataaatattaaaaatacttcctaaaatgcTCTAAATATCAATACTAGAGTCCAtttcaaaaaaacattttacaaaattaagttttataaaacatttttaaaatattaaaaaatcatttataatgctTAATTAAGAATCACTTACTATTAAAAGTGATTCTTTCAAAAACACTtctactttaaataaaaatagtgtCAGGTGTACGATTATTATTAACCAAGCATCATCGGAATATCAAgttgttaataaaaaattatttttctcatatttagttatAGATGCTAAAGAAATTGCTAGAAACTAATTTGAAACTTTGGAAGGATTGGACTATTCCAAATGAAATGGTAGCTTACCTAATAAATAAATCCTCCCATCAAGCACTTGATGATTTTAGGTGGAGACTTTGGTGAGGCAAGATGAAATTAGGGGTAGTTGTTTCACAACTCTTTTGTATTTGACTGTTCAATCGGTCTAACCCGTTTAACATGTTCACAGCCCAACCCCATTTATAACATGttaatttgtaaatttaaagttaaaaggTGTTAACAACCCCATTTCTTGTACTATTTTCTCTCTAAACCACCTCAACTTCAACTctcaattctctctctctctctctcactcaaaGTCTCCCCACTTTTGATGCAATTTCCAGACCTTAATGGCCGGAGAAACGCCCCCAACTCATGATAATTCCCACTTGGGGAATGGaggagaagaagatgaaaaagaagaagaaacccGGAATCGAAGGCCCAGCTTCGCCAAATGACGGAATCTTGGAATCCCAAAGACCTGAAACGCAAAGAAAAAGgatgagaagaagaagaagaagaggaagaaacaGAAGAATCCTGGAATCAAATGTCTCGCCTGAGCTGGGAAACGAAGAAAATCGAATGAGGAGTGGTTCCAAGCTTCACCAAGTCACGGAATCCTGGAATCCTAAAGATCTGAAACGCAAAGAAATGGAACCAGAAGAAAGACGAAGAaacagaggaagaagaagaagaaactgaAGAAacagttgaagaagaagaagaagaaggagaaagtAAGGGAAcatttgaaaaagaagaagacgAAACTGAGGAAAcagttgaagaggaagaagaagaagcaacgGACGAAacagttgaagaagaagaaggaactGAGGAAACAGAtgacgaagaagaagaaacagacgAAACAGTTGAAGAAGAAATAGGAACTGAGGAAACAGAtgacgaagaagaagaaacagaagaaacggttgaagaagaagaaatagacGAAacagttgaagaagaagaagaagaagaaactgaGGAAACAGATGATGTTGAAAAAGAAACAGAGGGAACAGTTGAAGAAGAAACTGAGGAAATAGTACAAGAAAAAACAGAAGTGACAGCGCCCAAACGATGGAATCAAGGGCCGAGAAAATATGGAACAAGAAATTCTTCAGCAGAAAACACACTGGAAACAAAAACGTCAAAGACGAATCAATAGTCCCAAGACCGAAGTTCTCGATCATGCTTTCACccaaagaaattgaagaggaCATCGTGCCATGATCGGAATCAAACCATCTCAAAAACCAAAGAAGAGATCCAAGAAAGTGAAAAAAGTAGTATGATTCTTATTTTCACTTTAAACTCTTTTTAGAGTTAGTAATCTCTCGTAATAAAATTAAGGTCTCCTTACACTTTTGAATTGATACTTATCAAAAGGTAAATAATTTGATCTCATTGCTTTGTACTTCAATTGTGTCTCATTTTGTTTGTAACTCGGTCATGTTCTTTTATATTTAGGTCTCATTTGTTTGTATCTGATCTCATATATTTGTATCATCATGCAACAACCTATATTCCATCATAtacttttaggttatgtttggttctcgaaaaatattaaggaaaggaaaaaaaatgcaaaagaaaatgattttttttatgtttggttgtactataaaaaatatcaaagaaaataaaatataattaaaattttatatatttttacattatttaattttcatgttaatgagttaaaataaataaaatgagtttgaagtaacaaataaaaataatttattgatttttaatctattttttattttctttcactttttttttttttttttttactttttcttttcttctactttttctttatattttatttccattacatcttccctcaaatttttcgggaaccaaacataaccttaacgTTTAAGATTATGGGTTCAATAGGTATTGAATGTGTACCCTAGTATTTTcctaaaattatataaattcatACATAACCTTTTAATGAGATTAGAAAAGATGGTTTTGAAAAGCTAACCCAAATGAGCTGAAGCAGAAAATGTGAGGCCCAAAACAAAAGGGAAGCCCATTAGGGAAAAGCCCAAACCAGAGCATAATAGCCTATATAGACAAAGGACCAAAACAAGGAGAAAAGAGAAGGCAAATGGAGGAAAATGGCCACGGCAGTGGCGATGGTAGTCATTGGTGGTGGGCTCTGGCAAGCGCCGCCCAATTAGGGTGGGGCGTATTCTCGTACCGGAGAGGCGGGGTCGGCGACTCTAGCCTCATGCCAGTCAAAGCCTTTGGCGTCGCCTCCCTCTTCGTCGGCGCTGCCGCCTCGGCCGCCTTTGGCGTCCTCCACGCTTCCGGCATTCACAAGGTTTATGGATCTTCTCCCTCCCTTTATTATATTTTCCAAGATCTGAAATTGAAGCATTTATTGTGGAAGTTTTTGTTTGCACACCAATCAATcacaaaaggaagaaagaatcaTGAATTTGTGCCTTCTGATAGTTAAAAtacctaaaaaagaaaaggaagaaaaaccctaaatgagTGAGCTATGATATCacaatttgaatttaaattactTGCGTAGATGAATATGTGCTGCAGGTAACTGATGTACAAATGGATAGAACAATTGATTCCAAGCTATTTGGGTGCAGAGGGGAATGAGAGGTAGATCACTGGGCATTGGATGAAGTGAAATTCACTTGAATTCATAATGGGAAATGAGATAGATTGTTGATTGGAGGAAGAAAGCACAGGAGAAGAACCACTGTCAAGAAGATTAAGGGCTTCTTCTTGTTAAGGTCAAGGATTTCGTCTAATTCGTCAACTGGGTCATTCAAAAAGTTGTAATGCATAACTTCCCTTGATTTGGAGACTAGTATTACTCTTTCAAATTAGGGTTATGATGCAATAAAATTGGCTAACTTGAAGAAGCAACCTTTCAACACCCAAATCTCCTAGGATGGAGACAGAGTATTTCGCATCTCACAAGGGCATTGTCAGTTTCTGGTAGTACCCTTGGCCTCCTTAGGTGGTTGAAATGGGTTTGCATTTGGAGGAATTACAATTCAGTAAAGTTGGAATATGTTAGCTACTTGTATGAATTCTGCTTTCTTGGTGCTGAAAGTTGCTGGCTGTCTAATGTTTAGTTTGAGGTTGTTTTaggtattttctttatttagtttGAAGTGTATAATCCAAGACTAGCAGAAGCAACTCACCCCCAAGTACTTGGGATTAAGACTTTGCGAGACTTAATAGGATTTTACAATATGttctttgttttattaaaagttTGTATGTTTGAGCTTTAATGATTTTGGCAACAGGGCTTAGATATGAAAAAACCCGATTGTTTTCTACTTGAGCAAAGTTTGTGGAGATCATTGCAGTGgataattttaactaaatatgAGCTCATATTAACCGCACTTGTTAGTGAGAATAGTTGAAAGCATTATAGAAATTACaaatttgtcattttcttttgggACCTCCCTACATACTTGTATGGCTCAATGCGCACCTACATGAAAGGAGATTACAATTTCCTCACTATTGAAGAATAtgggattgggtcattgttacAGGGAGAGGCATGATCATCATAATAAACATTTCGGAGTGATATTGGATACACTGGAAAAAGGATTGGCTTAATGTAATATTATAGATAAGCTCCtcccattttcttcatttctttcttttaaaagccCA contains:
- the LOC132255179 gene encoding uncharacterized protein LOC132255179 → MFGLSSWKPKKKRTWKGTKLYQITGSRNPKKQLKREKQKKCKKQKKQLKKKQKKKKETVEKETEETVLGEEEAEETKKDEETEEEEEETEETVEEEEEEGESKGTFEKEEDETEETVEEEEEEATDETVEEEEGTEETDDEEEETDETVEEEIGTEETDDEEEETEETVEEEEIDETVEEEEEEETEETDDVEKETEGTVEEETEEIVQEKTEVTAPKRWNQGPRKYGTRNSSAENTLETKTSKTNQ
- the LOC100266789 gene encoding uncharacterized protein LOC100266789, translating into MEENGHGSGDGSHWWWALASAAQLGWGVFSYRRGGVGDSSLMPVKAFGVASLFVGAAASAAFGVLHASGIHKVEDLKEMGANIRTGLGVRPRGTG